In Melanotaenia boesemani isolate fMelBoe1 chromosome 16, fMelBoe1.pri, whole genome shotgun sequence, the following proteins share a genomic window:
- the LOC121655100 gene encoding serine/threonine-protein kinase ICK-like yields MNASKDFTESLLWGSSSIPYGGTLPSRGAHGTNTIPGGYMPSFYKKDNGSAGHRGRQSVSVETTASNYATWRSGRSQINTCANMPVSNKSTPVLLPRPPLQTVHGRTDWSAKYGHR; encoded by the exons ATGAATGCAAGTAAAGACTTCACTGAAAGCCTTCTTTGGGGCAGCAGTAGTATTCCATATGGAGGGACTCTGCCAAGTAGAGGCGCTCATG GTACAAATACAATCCCAGGTGGGTACATGCCATCATTTTACAAGAAAGATAATGGCTCTGCTGGTCACAGAGGACGTCAGAGTGTTTCAGTAGAAACGACAGCATCAA ATTATGCAACATGGCGGTCTGGTCGGAGTCAGATCAACACCTGTGCCAACATGCCGGTGTCCAACAAGAGCACTCCTGTTCTGCTGCCTCGCCCGCCACTACAAACCGTTCACGGGAGAACAGACTGGTCTGCCAAATACGGACACCGTTAG
- the LOC121655099 gene encoding glutathione S-transferase A4-like, giving the protein MSERAILYYFNGRGKMESIRWLLTVAGVEFDEMYLTTREDFEKLVNNGSLMFQQLPLVEIDGMKLVQSKAILKYIAEKYNLHGKDIKERVMVNMYAEGLMDLMEMIAIVPFVPDPKPKLDNIQSKAKERYLPVFEKALTGPVYLVGGKQTYADVLLLECTLMLEEKFPEILKDFPSVKAFQGRMAQNDAIRRFLLPGSKRKPQPDETYVKTVLEVLKMTSLP; this is encoded by the exons ATGTCTGAAAGAGCAATTCTGTACTATTTCAATGGAAGAGGGAAAATGGAGTCAATCCGCTGGCTTCTGACAGTTGCAGGGGTGGAG TTTGATGAGATGTATCTGACAACCAGAGAGGACTTCGAGAAACTAGTGAATA ATGGATCACTCATGTTTCAGCAGCTTCCCTTGGTGGAAATCGATGGTATGAAACTTGTTCAGTCCAAGGCAATCTTGAAGTACATAGCAGAAAAGTACAATCTCCATGGCAAAGATATCAAAGAACGTGTCAT GGTCAACATGTACGCAGAGGGACTCATGGATCTCATGGAAATGATCGCAATAGTGCCTTTCGTGCCAGATCCAAAACCAAAGTTAGACAATATCCAGAGTAAAGCAAAAGAACGCTACTTACCTGTGTTTGAAAAG GCACTGACTGGACCCGTTTACTTGGTGGGTGGTAAACAAACCTATGCAGATGTACTCCTGCTGGAATGCACTCTGATGCTGGAGGAGAAATTCCCAGAAATTCTTAAAGATTTTCCCAGTGTCAAG GCGTTCCAGGGTAGGATGGCTCAAAATGATGCCATCAGAAGATTTCTGCTCCCAGGCAGCAAGAGGAAGCCACAGCCAGATGAAACCTACGTGAAGACCGTCCTGGAAGTGCTCAAGATGACTTCACTTCCCTGA
- the LOC121655098 gene encoding glutathione S-transferase A4-like produces the protein MSERAILYYFNGRGKMESIRWLLTVAGVEFDEMYLTTREDFEKLVNNGSLMFQQLPLVEIDGMKLVQSKAILKYIAEKYNLHGKDIKERVMVNMYAEGLMDLMEMIAIVPFVPDPKPKLDNIQSKAKERYLPVFEKALTGPVYLVGGKQTYADVLLLECTLMLEEKFPEILKDFPSVKAFQGRMAQNDAIRRFLLPGSKRKPQPDETYVKTVLEVLKMTSLH, from the exons ATGTCTGAAAGAGCAATTCTGTACTATTTCAATGGAAGAGGGAAAATGGAGTCAATCCGCTGGCTTCTGACAGTTGCAGGGGTGGAG TTTGATGAGATGTATCTGACAACCAGAGAGGACTTCGAGAAACTAGTGAATA ATGGATCACTCATGTTTCAGCAGCTTCCCTTGGTGGAAATCGATGGTATGAAACTTGTTCAGTCCAAGGCAATCTTGAAGTACATAGCAGAAAAGTACAATCTCCATGGCAAAGATATCAAAGAACGTGTCAT GGTCAACATGTACGCAGAGGGACTCATGGATCTCATGGAAATGATCGCAATAGTGCCTTTCGTGCCAGATCCAAAACCAAAGTTAGACAATATCCAGAGTAAAGCAAAAGAACGCTACTTACCTGTGTTTGAAAAG GCACTGACTGGACCCGTTTACTTGGTGGGTGGTAAACAAACCTATGCAGATGTACTCCTGCTGGAATGCACTCTGATGCTGGAGGAGAAATTCCCAGAAATTCTTAAAGATTTTCCCAGTGTCAAG GCGTTCCAGGGTAGGATGGCTCAAAATGATGCCATCAGAAGATTTCTGCTCCCAGGCAGCAAGAGGAAGCCACAGCCAGATGAAACCTACGTGAAGACCGTCCTGGAAGTGCTCAAGATGACTTCACTTCATTGA